One genomic region from Jilunia laotingensis encodes:
- the ettA gene encoding energy-dependent translational throttle protein EttA, with amino-acid sequence MATVDDKKIIFSMVGVSKTFQNNKQVLKNIYLSFFYGAKIGIIGLNGSGKSTLLKIIAGLEKSYQGEVVFSPGYSVGYLAQEPYLDNTKTVKEIVMEGVQPIVDALNEYEEINQKFGLPEYYEDQDKMDQLFSRQGELQDIIDATDAWNLDSKLERAMDALRCPPEDQLVENLSGGERRRVALCRLLLQKPDILLLDEPTNHLDAESIDWLEQHLQQYEGTVIAVTHDRYFLDHVAGWILELDRGEGIPWKGNYSSWLEQKTKRMEMEEKTASKRRKTLERELEWVRLAPKARQAKGKARLNSYDKLINEDVKEKEEKLEIFIPNGPRLGNKVIEAKQVAKAYGDKLLFDDLNFVLPPNGIVGIIGPNGAGKTTLFRLIMGLETVDGGEFEVGETVKVAYVDQQHKDIDPNKTVYQVISGGTELIRMGGRDINARAYLSRFNFSGADQEKLCGVLSGGERNRLHLAMALKEEGNVLLLDEPTNDIDVNTLRALEEGLEDFAGCAVVISHDRWFLDRICTHILAFEGDSNVFYFEGSYSEYEENKLKRLGNEEPKRVRYRKLMND; translated from the coding sequence ATGGCAACAGTAGATGATAAGAAGATTATTTTCTCGATGGTAGGAGTGAGTAAAACATTCCAAAACAATAAGCAAGTATTAAAGAACATTTATCTTTCCTTTTTTTATGGGGCAAAGATCGGGATTATCGGTCTCAATGGTTCGGGTAAATCTACTTTATTGAAGATAATAGCCGGACTGGAAAAGTCTTATCAGGGAGAAGTGGTCTTTTCACCGGGTTACTCAGTTGGATATTTAGCTCAGGAACCGTATTTAGATAATACAAAGACGGTTAAAGAGATTGTGATGGAGGGTGTTCAGCCGATTGTTGATGCGCTGAATGAGTATGAAGAGATTAATCAGAAATTTGGACTACCTGAGTATTATGAAGATCAAGATAAGATGGATCAGCTATTTAGTCGCCAGGGAGAATTGCAAGATATTATCGATGCGACAGATGCATGGAATTTGGATAGCAAATTAGAACGTGCTATGGATGCACTTCGTTGTCCACCCGAAGATCAGTTGGTAGAGAATCTTTCCGGTGGTGAGCGCCGTCGAGTGGCTCTTTGCCGTCTTCTATTACAAAAACCAGATATTCTTTTACTAGATGAGCCTACCAATCATCTTGATGCTGAATCTATTGATTGGTTGGAACAGCATCTTCAGCAATATGAAGGAACGGTTATCGCAGTTACTCACGACCGTTATTTCCTTGATCATGTGGCAGGATGGATTCTGGAATTGGATCGTGGTGAAGGTATTCCGTGGAAAGGCAATTACTCCAGCTGGCTTGAACAGAAAACAAAACGGATGGAAATGGAGGAGAAAACTGCTAGCAAACGCCGAAAGACACTGGAACGTGAACTTGAATGGGTGCGTTTGGCTCCGAAGGCTCGGCAGGCAAAAGGTAAAGCTCGATTGAACTCATATGATAAACTAATCAATGAAGATGTAAAAGAGAAAGAAGAAAAGCTTGAGATATTTATTCCAAATGGTCCTCGCTTGGGTAATAAAGTTATAGAAGCCAAACAAGTAGCTAAGGCTTATGGTGATAAATTACTTTTTGATGATCTGAATTTTGTACTTCCGCCAAATGGAATTGTTGGTATTATTGGCCCTAACGGTGCAGGTAAGACTACACTTTTCCGGTTGATTATGGGATTGGAAACCGTGGATGGGGGAGAGTTTGAAGTAGGCGAAACCGTGAAAGTAGCTTATGTGGATCAACAGCATAAAGATATTGATCCCAATAAGACGGTTTATCAGGTGATTTCTGGAGGTACGGAGTTAATCCGTATGGGTGGTCGTGATATCAATGCCCGTGCTTATCTTTCCCGTTTTAATTTTTCCGGTGCTGATCAGGAGAAACTTTGTGGAGTGCTTTCCGGAGGTGAACGTAACCGTTTGCATCTTGCTATGGCTTTGAAAGAAGAGGGCAACGTTTTATTGCTTGATGAGCCGACTAATGATATTGATGTGAATACGCTTCGTGCCCTTGAGGAGGGTCTTGAAGATTTTGCCGGATGTGCTGTTGTGATTTCGCATGACCGTTGGTTTCTTGACCGTATCTGTACGCATATCTTGGCTTTTGAGGGAGATTCCAATGTGTTCTATTTTGAAGGCTCATATTCAGAATATGAGGAAAACAAGCTAAAACGACTCGGAAATGAAGAACCAAAACGTGTCCGTTACAGAAAGCTTATGAATGATTGA
- a CDS encoding site-specific integrase gives MARKSFSVLFFIKKAKLLKNGEAPVCMRITVNGCMVDISIKRSCPANLWNQAKENSKGKDRMSVELNHYIEITRSRIHQIYRELETSDKVITVDLVRKLYYGVDEDNKTLLQVFREHNEQIRKLIGKDFVSKTVQRYETTTRYLEEFIKKEYQLSDIALNNLEANFISKFDAFLKIEKGCAQNSAITRLKNLKKIIRIALENDWIKKDPFAYYRFKLEETDPEFLTMDEIKIILAKEFSIKRVEQVRDIFVFCIFTGLAFSDVKDLSHEHLVKDNKGELWIRKNRQKTKVMCNIPVLPVAASILDKYKDVAECTGKLLPVLSNQRMNSYLKEIADVCGIQKNLSTHTARHSYATSICLANGVSMENVAKMLGHADTSVTKHYARILDQNILKDMQKVNSCLSELAI, from the coding sequence ATGGCTAGAAAATCATTTTCTGTTTTGTTCTTTATCAAAAAAGCCAAGTTATTAAAGAACGGAGAAGCACCTGTGTGCATGAGAATTACTGTAAACGGCTGTATGGTAGATATTTCTATCAAAAGAAGTTGTCCCGCAAACCTATGGAATCAAGCAAAAGAGAATTCAAAAGGAAAAGACCGTATGTCGGTGGAACTGAACCATTACATAGAAATCACACGCTCACGCATACACCAAATTTATAGGGAACTGGAAACTTCCGACAAGGTTATCACCGTTGATCTTGTGAGAAAGTTATATTATGGTGTGGACGAAGATAACAAAACGCTATTGCAGGTATTCAGGGAGCATAACGAACAAATCCGTAAGCTGATCGGCAAAGACTTTGTTAGTAAGACGGTACAACGGTATGAAACCACTACCCGATATTTAGAGGAATTCATTAAGAAAGAATATCAGCTATCGGATATTGCCTTGAATAACTTAGAAGCGAATTTCATTTCTAAATTTGATGCTTTCTTGAAGATTGAAAAAGGCTGTGCGCAAAACTCCGCTATCACCCGATTGAAGAACTTGAAAAAAATTATCCGCATTGCTTTAGAAAACGATTGGATTAAAAAAGATCCATTCGCTTACTATCGCTTCAAACTAGAAGAAACCGATCCTGAATTCCTGACGATGGACGAGATTAAAATCATTCTTGCAAAAGAGTTCAGTATTAAACGAGTAGAACAGGTGCGAGATATTTTTGTTTTCTGCATCTTTACAGGTTTGGCGTTCAGCGATGTTAAAGATTTATCGCATGAACATCTGGTAAAAGATAATAAAGGAGAACTTTGGATAAGAAAGAACCGCCAAAAGACAAAAGTCATGTGTAACATTCCTGTGCTACCTGTGGCAGCTTCTATTCTTGATAAATATAAAGATGTGGCAGAATGTACCGGAAAACTATTGCCTGTATTGAGCAATCAACGTATGAACAGTTATTTGAAAGAAATTGCAGATGTGTGCGGAATTCAGAAAAATCTTAGCACTCATACCGCCCGTCATAGCTATGCCACAAGCATTTGCCTAGCGAATGGCGTAAGCATGGAGAATGTAGCAAAGATGTTAGGTCATGCAGATACCAGCGTAACTAAACACTATGCACGAATACTGGATCAGAATATTCTAAAGGATATGCAGAAAGTAAATAGCTGTTTGTCGGAATTGGCTATATAA
- a CDS encoding helix-turn-helix domain-containing protein has translation MELINKDTPQVKEFISSLDSMLNGIESIVKHYKPHLNGERFLSNHEVSKKLNVSLRTLQEWRDTGLIPFIQIKGKIIYRQSDIDKLLQKHYFESWKE, from the coding sequence ATGGAATTAATAAATAAAGATACACCGCAAGTCAAAGAATTTATTTCTTCGCTTGATTCAATGCTGAACGGTATTGAATCGATTGTAAAGCACTATAAGCCCCACTTGAACGGAGAACGATTTCTTTCCAACCATGAAGTTTCCAAGAAACTGAATGTCAGTTTACGAACTCTGCAAGAATGGCGAGATACAGGTCTAATCCCCTTTATCCAGATAAAAGGCAAAATCATCTACCGCCAAAGTGATATTGACAAATTGCTTCAAAAACACTATTTTGAAAGTTGGAAAGAATAA
- a CDS encoding DUF3876 domain-containing protein: MKRTKKDYPSFNLFSIVGTWESINLNPTVIIYRNDKDYLLSIIYVSETTKQASPATYEIQQDGIQYFIATAFKRLYIDYDPAKDVLSISSLGDYLRN; this comes from the coding sequence ATGAAAAGAACTAAAAAAGATTATCCGTCCTTCAACCTGTTTTCCATTGTCGGCACATGGGAAAGCATTAATCTGAATCCTACGGTTATCATCTACCGGAACGATAAAGACTATCTTCTTTCTATTATATATGTATCGGAAACGACCAAACAGGCTTCACCCGCTACTTATGAGATACAGCAAGATGGTATCCAGTATTTTATTGCCACTGCATTTAAACGGCTTTATATAGATTATGATCCGGCAAAAGATGTACTTAGCATCTCATCACTTGGTGACTATCTGCGTAACTAA
- a CDS encoding helix-turn-helix domain-containing protein: MEVVTIEKRTFSYVCERFMEFAKQIESLCSTHTQKVENWLDSQEVCLLLGFSKRTLQYYRSSGRLAYSQIGSKIYYKSSDIERIIAESETQNQSPKQIMPYEKN; the protein is encoded by the coding sequence ATGGAAGTAGTAACCATCGAAAAAAGAACATTCTCGTATGTCTGCGAGAGGTTCATGGAGTTTGCCAAACAAATAGAAAGTTTGTGCAGTACTCATACTCAAAAAGTAGAAAACTGGCTGGATAGTCAGGAAGTGTGCCTGTTGTTAGGTTTTAGTAAACGAACGCTGCAATATTACCGAAGTAGTGGGCGACTGGCTTATTCTCAAATAGGGAGCAAGATTTATTATAAGTCTTCCGATATTGAAAGAATTATTGCAGAAAGCGAAACACAGAATCAATCACCCAAACAAATCATGCCTTATGAAAAGAACTAA
- a CDS encoding AraC family transcriptional regulator produces the protein MRESEILYPSLSLSQYIKYYWVLKTDEIEPVRIQTIPSGCVHLVFHRGDNLNIQSKGLQPKNFIRGQFSVYGSLASKGNIDMIAIIFHPLGLTPFIQCPMSDLYNRYIDIEDLEDIELNHLKNAISSESNVQTCIEFIELFLMKRLIDIDYNHKRVQNSISQIINQPQIEVNTLAESACLGYRQFKRIFTNHVGMSPKEYYRVVRFQRVLYLLQNNPEIEIADLTYSCGFYDPSHLVKDFKEFSGCSPTQYLSSHSPYSTFFSEDCRLNVITSNRFA, from the coding sequence ATGAGAGAAAGTGAAATTCTATATCCGTCACTATCGCTTTCCCAATATATTAAATATTATTGGGTGCTAAAGACCGATGAAATAGAACCGGTAAGGATTCAAACTATTCCATCGGGCTGTGTACATCTTGTTTTTCATCGAGGTGATAATTTGAATATCCAATCAAAGGGCTTACAGCCAAAGAATTTTATTCGAGGGCAATTTTCTGTTTATGGGAGTTTAGCTTCTAAGGGCAATATTGATATGATTGCTATTATATTTCATCCCTTGGGCTTAACCCCTTTTATACAATGTCCCATGAGTGACTTATATAACCGTTACATAGACATTGAAGATTTAGAGGATATAGAATTAAACCATCTTAAAAATGCCATTTCCAGTGAAAGCAACGTTCAGACTTGTATTGAGTTTATCGAACTTTTTCTCATGAAGCGGCTGATTGATATAGATTACAATCACAAAAGGGTACAGAATTCTATCAGCCAAATAATCAATCAACCGCAAATAGAGGTGAATACTCTTGCTGAAAGTGCTTGTTTAGGATATAGGCAGTTTAAAAGAATATTTACCAACCATGTAGGGATGAGCCCTAAAGAATATTACAGAGTAGTCCGTTTTCAGCGAGTTCTGTATCTATTACAGAATAATCCGGAAATAGAGATTGCAGATCTGACTTATTCCTGTGGCTTTTATGATCCCTCGCACTTGGTAAAGGACTTTAAGGAGTTTTCAGGTTGTTCGCCAACTCAATATTTATCTTCCCATTCTCCTTATTCTACATTCTTCTCCGAAGACTGTAGGCTTAATGTTATCACATCCAATCGTTTTGCATAG
- a CDS encoding DinB family protein — protein MIQRTNFSYITDGIAKVIETEERLLNDLSVEVITQRINRQNRTIKQILGHLIDSASNNHQRMVRLQYSKDLLFFPDYRQDNDLWIALQDYQNTDWANLIQLWKFYNLHIIHVIHSVDVTKLDNYWCDFEGTKVTLKEMIEGYLDHLHLHMKEIHELAESTIQ, from the coding sequence ATGATACAAAGAACTAATTTTAGCTATATAACCGATGGAATTGCAAAGGTTATTGAAACGGAAGAGAGGTTGTTAAACGACTTGTCTGTAGAAGTGATAACACAAAGAATAAACAGGCAGAATCGTACCATCAAGCAGATACTCGGTCATTTGATTGATTCGGCATCTAACAATCACCAACGAATGGTGCGCCTGCAATACAGCAAAGACCTGCTTTTTTTCCCTGATTATCGTCAGGATAATGACCTGTGGATAGCTCTGCAAGATTATCAAAATACAGATTGGGCTAACTTAATCCAATTATGGAAGTTTTATAATTTACATATCATTCACGTTATTCATTCCGTAGATGTAACGAAATTAGATAATTACTGGTGTGATTTTGAAGGAACTAAGGTTACACTAAAAGAAATGATAGAGGGTTATTTAGATCATTTACACTTGCATATGAAAGAAATTCATGAATTAGCTGAAAGCACTATTCAATAA
- a CDS encoding class I SAM-dependent methyltransferase, with product MRIINKKPVLFEKSNHNIWTDPYIQQQILKKHLDFQSDEASRRQESVLKIVNFVLKHSKPKSHLLDLGCGPGLYTSLFADANYIVTGIDFNKSSIEYAKRKRNGINYILNDYINDYPNGKYDTITMIYCDMGTHSDSDRDRLLNNIYHSLTNGGTFIFDVFSERIISDRRENKNWEYAPQGGFWDEKEYLLLSQTFHYPKNKVFAYQHNLLLEGTIKHFIIWERYYSEKEITDILEKVGFRKITIYRDLLGKNNFTSSSEIFIVAEK from the coding sequence ATGAGAATCATCAACAAAAAACCAGTTCTATTTGAAAAGTCCAATCATAATATTTGGACTGATCCTTATATTCAGCAGCAAATATTAAAAAAACATCTCGATTTTCAGTCTGATGAAGCTAGCCGAAGGCAAGAATCTGTTTTAAAGATAGTAAATTTTGTTCTTAAACATTCAAAACCTAAAAGTCATTTACTTGATTTGGGATGTGGACCGGGATTATATACATCACTTTTTGCAGATGCAAATTATATTGTAACAGGTATTGACTTTAATAAGTCTTCAATAGAGTATGCTAAAAGAAAACGGAATGGAATAAACTACATTCTGAATGACTACATTAATGATTACCCCAATGGCAAGTACGATACTATAACAATGATCTATTGTGATATGGGAACTCATTCCGATAGTGACCGTGATCGGTTACTGAATAATATATATCACTCTCTTACTAATGGCGGAACTTTTATTTTTGATGTTTTCTCAGAAAGAATAATTAGTGACAGACGGGAAAATAAAAATTGGGAATATGCACCTCAAGGTGGTTTCTGGGATGAAAAAGAATATCTGCTTTTGAGCCAAACATTCCATTATCCTAAGAACAAAGTATTTGCATATCAACATAACTTGCTACTCGAAGGAACAATCAAACATTTTATTATTTGGGAAAGATATTATTCAGAGAAAGAAATAACAGACATATTAGAAAAGGTCGGATTCCGCAAAATAACAATTTATAGAGATTTACTCGGTAAGAACAATTTCACATCAAGCAGTGAAATTTTCATAGTTGCAGAAAAGTGA
- a CDS encoding helix-turn-helix domain-containing protein → MYIDNEDFEKWMEKLSKKLTEIGQDLKSLINTDKVLDDNEKILDNQDLAFLLKVSFRTLQRYRVSGQLPYFTIGKKTYYRANDIRAFVRERADSQIYKQFEKANQLENQP, encoded by the coding sequence ATGTATATAGACAACGAAGACTTTGAAAAATGGATGGAGAAGCTATCCAAGAAACTCACTGAAATAGGGCAAGACCTAAAATCTCTTATAAACACCGATAAGGTACTGGATGATAATGAAAAGATACTCGACAATCAGGATTTAGCCTTTCTATTGAAAGTATCTTTCCGAACACTTCAACGTTACAGAGTAAGCGGACAACTACCCTACTTTACCATCGGAAAGAAGACCTACTATCGAGCGAATGATATTCGGGCTTTTGTTCGTGAACGTGCCGACTCTCAAATCTACAAACAGTTTGAAAAAGCTAATCAATTAGAGAATCAGCCGTGA
- a CDS encoding BfmA/BtgA family mobilization protein, producing the protein MPNSSRKTIFTTISIDKETAALVEKICKRYSLKKSEVVKLAFKYIDKAHINPSETPESVKSELAKINKRQDDIIRFIRHYEEEQLDPMIRATNSIALRFDAIGKTLETLILSQLEASQERQTAVLKKLSEQFCNHADVINNQSKQINALYQIHQRNYKKLLQLIQLYSELSACGVMDSKRKENLKTEISNLINA; encoded by the coding sequence ATGCCAAATAGCAGTCGAAAAACGATATTCACTACCATTTCCATAGACAAGGAAACGGCAGCTTTGGTAGAGAAGATATGCAAACGCTATTCACTGAAAAAGAGCGAAGTTGTAAAGTTGGCGTTCAAGTATATAGATAAGGCGCATATAAACCCATCGGAAACACCTGAATCGGTAAAATCAGAACTGGCGAAAATAAATAAAAGGCAGGATGATATTATCCGCTTCATCCGCCACTATGAGGAAGAGCAACTGGATCCGATGATACGAGCTACAAATTCTATTGCTCTGCGTTTCGATGCTATCGGCAAAACTTTGGAAACTCTTATTCTCTCTCAACTGGAAGCCAGTCAGGAGAGACAAACAGCCGTACTCAAAAAGTTAAGTGAACAGTTTTGTAATCATGCCGATGTTATAAACAACCAGTCCAAACAGATTAATGCACTTTACCAGATACACCAACGAAATTACAAAAAGCTACTTCAACTGATACAACTCTATTCGGAGCTATCCGCTTGTGGTGTGATGGATAGCAAAAGGAAGGAGAACTTGAAAACTGAAATCAGTAATCTAATAAATGCGTAG
- a CDS encoding DUF5712 family protein produces the protein MHIDFAPPSNGTYNNAGSSRQLANYLEHEDLERMEKGLYTEGFFNLIEDNIYKSKVIKDIDSNIGQLLKTDAKFYAIHVSPSESELRAMGNTEQEKAEAMKRYIREVFIPEYAKNFNKELSEADIKFYGKIHFDRNRSDNELNMHCHLIVSRKDQTGKKKLSPLTNHKNTKNGIIKGGFDRVNLFLQAEKRFDKLFDYPRQLSESFEYANTIKNGSITKQLELQELEIQSHERKIRINQDNNNENLFTFNLENKQANNIVFSTNPPITAQKGSKTSINSLKKQGASQVLDLLVSFIPPKIESAPVFALPEEFVLKSRKKKRKRRKL, from the coding sequence ATGCACATAGATTTTGCTCCACCATCAAACGGAACATATAACAATGCAGGAAGTAGCCGACAGCTAGCTAATTATTTAGAGCATGAAGATTTAGAACGAATGGAGAAAGGTCTTTATACTGAGGGCTTTTTCAATCTGATAGAGGATAATATCTACAAATCAAAAGTAATAAAGGATATAGATAGTAATATCGGACAACTCTTAAAAACAGATGCTAAGTTTTATGCTATTCATGTCAGCCCATCGGAAAGCGAACTTCGGGCAATGGGAAATACTGAACAGGAGAAAGCCGAAGCAATGAAGCGGTATATCCGAGAGGTCTTTATCCCTGAATACGCCAAGAACTTCAATAAAGAGCTATCCGAAGCGGATATAAAATTTTACGGAAAGATACATTTCGACCGCAACCGCTCCGACAACGAACTGAATATGCACTGCCATTTGATTGTGAGCCGGAAAGATCAAACGGGTAAGAAAAAGCTATCACCGCTAACCAACCATAAGAACACCAAGAACGGAATAATCAAAGGTGGTTTTGACCGTGTGAACCTGTTCCTACAAGCAGAAAAGAGGTTTGATAAGTTGTTTGACTACCCGCGTCAATTATCAGAATCCTTTGAGTATGCCAATACTATAAAAAACGGTTCTATAACGAAACAACTTGAACTACAAGAGCTGGAAATCCAATCTCATGAAAGAAAAATAAGAATCAATCAAGATAACAACAACGAAAACTTGTTTACTTTCAATCTTGAAAACAAACAAGCTAATAATATAGTTTTTAGCACAAATCCTCCTATAACCGCTCAAAAAGGAAGTAAGACTTCTATCAACTCTTTAAAGAAACAGGGAGCTAGCCAAGTATTAGACTTACTTGTATCTTTTATTCCACCAAAAATAGAATCTGCCCCAGTTTTTGCTTTACCTGAAGAATTTGTTTTAAAATCCAGAAAGAAAAAGAGAAAAAGACGTAAATTGTAG
- a CDS encoding Dam family site-specific DNA-(adenine-N6)-methyltransferase — MSEIIRNKSIKPFLKWAGGKTQLIGELENFIPSNYNTYIEAFLGGGALFFHLHPPKAILSDINPELINCYICIRDNVDVVISLLKTFENNEGNYYQIRSCDISYLTPEERAARFIFLNRTCFNGLYRENKKGEFNVPYGKYVNPKICDEKKLYDAHEALQNVKLICGNYKTVLRRYAQHNDFIFLDPPYVPIGKYSDFQRYNKDFFYDDDHIELRDEFKRLINIGAKVILTNSNTEFVHELYAGFPSQTFETKRLISSRSETRTGQDLVIYSTNGKKKLDSKLELLANFPGTRYMGSKYKLLPFLWDSIKELEFKSVLDAFSGSGCVSYMLKQKGIEVYSNDFMAFSANITKSIVENSKIRIEPKDIELLLSLNRKATNFITTTFKDLYFNDEDNLFLDNLIANINQLEDKYKKAIAYAAITRACMKKRPRGIFTYTGERYDDGRRDLQLSLQEHFLENIEGFNKAVFDNGQKNISYNKDVFDLDVDVDLVYFDPPYLTAKSDNDYIRRYHFVEGLIKNWHGVQIDFSTKTKKFKKYPSPFDSKSTVNDALDKLFCKFQKSILVVSYSSNSIPSKEEMIEILSRYKDNVKLKEIDYKYSFGNQNHKIGDNSNFVKEYLFIAT, encoded by the coding sequence ATGTCAGAAATAATAAGAAATAAGTCAATAAAGCCTTTTTTAAAATGGGCAGGTGGCAAAACTCAATTAATTGGAGAGTTAGAAAATTTTATACCTTCCAATTATAATACTTATATTGAGGCCTTCCTTGGAGGCGGTGCTTTGTTTTTCCATTTGCATCCCCCTAAAGCGATATTATCAGATATTAACCCTGAATTGATTAATTGCTACATATGTATTAGGGACAATGTTGATGTTGTAATATCTCTACTTAAAACATTCGAGAATAATGAGGGTAATTATTATCAAATAAGGAGTTGTGATATATCTTATTTAACGCCAGAGGAAAGAGCCGCAAGATTTATTTTTTTGAATAGAACCTGCTTTAACGGTTTGTATAGAGAAAATAAAAAAGGAGAGTTTAATGTTCCATATGGGAAATATGTCAATCCTAAAATTTGCGATGAGAAAAAACTATACGATGCACATGAGGCATTACAAAATGTGAAGTTAATTTGTGGAAATTATAAAACAGTTCTAAGAAGATATGCTCAACATAATGATTTTATTTTTTTAGACCCACCCTATGTTCCCATTGGAAAGTATTCTGATTTTCAAAGATATAATAAAGATTTTTTTTATGACGATGATCACATAGAGTTAAGAGATGAATTCAAGCGATTAATTAATATTGGTGCCAAAGTTATATTAACTAATTCCAATACAGAGTTTGTGCACGAATTATATGCTGGATTTCCTTCACAAACATTTGAAACCAAAAGATTAATAAGTAGTAGGAGTGAAACAAGGACTGGTCAGGATCTGGTAATTTATTCTACGAATGGGAAAAAGAAGTTAGATTCAAAGTTAGAATTATTAGCAAACTTTCCAGGAACAAGATATATGGGAAGTAAATATAAACTGCTTCCCTTTTTGTGGGATTCAATAAAAGAGCTTGAGTTTAAGTCTGTACTAGATGCCTTTTCTGGGAGTGGATGTGTTTCTTATATGTTAAAACAAAAAGGAATAGAAGTTTATTCAAATGATTTCATGGCATTTTCAGCAAATATTACAAAATCCATTGTTGAGAATTCAAAAATAAGAATTGAGCCCAAAGATATTGAGTTACTACTTAGTTTAAATAGAAAAGCTACAAATTTTATCACCACAACATTTAAAGACCTATATTTCAATGATGAAGATAATCTTTTTTTAGACAATCTAATTGCTAACATTAATCAATTAGAAGATAAATACAAAAAAGCTATTGCATATGCTGCAATTACAAGAGCTTGCATGAAGAAAAGACCTAGAGGAATTTTCACTTATACCGGAGAAAGATATGATGACGGAAGAAGGGATTTACAATTATCATTACAAGAACATTTTTTAGAAAACATTGAAGGCTTTAATAAAGCCGTATTTGATAATGGACAAAAAAATATTTCATATAACAAAGATGTTTTTGATTTAGATGTAGATGTAGATCTTGTTTATTTTGACCCTCCCTATTTAACTGCAAAATCAGATAATGATTATATAAGAAGATATCACTTTGTTGAAGGACTAATTAAAAACTGGCATGGCGTACAAATTGATTTTTCTACTAAAACCAAAAAATTCAAAAAATATCCATCTCCTTTTGATTCGAAATCAACAGTAAATGACGCTTTAGACAAGCTTTTCTGCAAATTTCAGAAAAGTATATTAGTTGTTTCCTATTCATCAAACTCTATTCCGTCAAAAGAAGAAATGATTGAAATTTTAAGTAGGTATAAAGACAATGTAAAATTAAAAGAAATTGATTACAAATATTCTTTCGGTAATCAAAATCATAAAATAGGCGATAATTCAAATTTTGTAAAAGAGTATTTATTTATTGCAACATAA